Proteins encoded within one genomic window of Tabrizicola piscis:
- a CDS encoding SPOR domain-containing protein: MADADYEDHGGQYDADAPPHWPGAHKFQRWVTLAGAVASVGLVVGLGFWGYRLAVRDVTGVPVVQALDGPMRIAPDNPGGEIASHQGLSVNDVAESGVAAAVPETLILAPRPVELAPEDTAGLAAPQMPGLAEVSAPLPDPGVVDPAGADLALAAAPPVESASPTELAVDAALAEALGLDPDPAPAANAGSLAAASTDPLSDPLADSLSDAMPATAEIAPAGAITLSPRPRARPLRAAEAPAPTEAMDMSAVNEIDPATIPLGTRLVQFGAFDSADEARAEWARLQGSFGDLLAEKAMVVQPAESGGRTFFRLRAHGFEDETDARRFCSAFVAQEATCIPVPQR; the protein is encoded by the coding sequence ATGGCGGACGCAGATTACGAAGATCATGGCGGCCAATATGACGCAGATGCGCCGCCGCACTGGCCGGGCGCGCACAAGTTTCAGCGCTGGGTGACACTGGCAGGGGCGGTGGCTTCTGTCGGGCTGGTTGTGGGGCTTGGCTTCTGGGGCTACCGGCTTGCCGTACGCGATGTCACCGGGGTGCCGGTGGTGCAGGCGCTGGACGGGCCGATGCGGATTGCCCCCGACAACCCGGGGGGCGAGATTGCCAGTCATCAGGGTCTGTCGGTGAATGATGTCGCCGAGTCCGGCGTTGCCGCCGCGGTGCCCGAAACGCTGATCCTTGCGCCGCGCCCGGTCGAGCTTGCGCCCGAAGACACCGCCGGTCTTGCCGCGCCGCAGATGCCGGGGCTGGCTGAGGTGTCGGCCCCGCTGCCCGACCCCGGCGTGGTCGACCCCGCCGGCGCCGATCTGGCGCTGGCCGCCGCACCGCCTGTCGAAAGCGCCAGCCCGACCGAACTGGCCGTAGATGCCGCCTTGGCCGAGGCTTTGGGTCTGGACCCTGACCCTGCTCCCGCTGCGAATGCCGGTTCCTTGGCTGCAGCCTCCACTGACCCGCTGAGTGACCCTCTTGCTGACTCCCTGAGTGACGCGATGCCTGCAACGGCCGAGATTGCGCCTGCCGGGGCGATCACCCTGTCGCCGCGCCCGAGAGCCCGCCCGTTGCGCGCCGCTGAAGCCCCTGCGCCTACCGAGGCCATGGATATGTCGGCCGTCAATGAGATCGACCCCGCGACGATCCCGCTTGGCACCCGGCTGGTGCAGTTTGGCGCCTTCGACAGCGCGGATGAGGCTCGGGCCGAATGGGCGCGCTTGCAAGGCAGCTTTGGCGATCTGTTGGCGGAAAAGGCCATGGTCGTGCAACCGGCCGAAAGCGGCGGACGCACCTTCTTTCGCCTTCGCGCCCATGGGTTTGAGGATGAAACCGACGCCCGCCGCTTCTGCTCGGCCTTCGTTGCGCAAGAGGCGACCTGCATCCCGGTTCCGCAGCGATGA
- a CDS encoding glycoside hydrolase family 3 N-terminal domain-containing protein, translating to MTAAFGATILGCAGPALLPEERAFFRAADPFGFILFARNVETPDQLRRLTGDLRDAVGRDAPILVDQEGGRVQRLRAPHWHDWDPPLETVERAGSLAEAARILRLRSQVIAAELAAVGIDANCAPVADVAFAQTHPFLRNRCYGTDPASVATIGRAVADGLLAGGVLPVLKHMPGHGRSHLDTHLSLPTVTAGLDDLRAVDFAPFRALADLPMAMTAHLVFAALDPDLPATQSPTMIRQIRDEIGFQGLLMTDDLNMEALSGSLADRTARSMAAGVDVALHCKGDLAEMAAVVDAAGQMTPAAMARGRAALALRRKVAADMPALLAELADG from the coding sequence ATGACTGCCGCTTTTGGCGCGACGATCCTTGGTTGCGCGGGGCCTGCGCTGCTGCCTGAGGAGCGCGCCTTCTTTCGCGCAGCCGACCCGTTCGGGTTCATCCTCTTCGCCCGCAACGTCGAAACGCCGGACCAGCTGCGCCGCTTGACGGGCGACCTGCGCGATGCGGTGGGCCGCGATGCGCCGATCCTGGTCGATCAGGAAGGGGGCCGCGTCCAACGCCTGCGTGCGCCGCACTGGCACGACTGGGACCCGCCGCTTGAGACGGTGGAACGCGCCGGATCGCTGGCCGAAGCCGCGCGGATCCTGCGCTTGCGGTCGCAGGTGATTGCAGCGGAACTTGCGGCGGTCGGGATCGACGCCAATTGCGCGCCGGTGGCTGATGTGGCCTTTGCCCAGACCCACCCTTTCCTGCGCAACCGGTGCTATGGGACTGACCCTGCCAGCGTCGCCACCATCGGTCGCGCGGTGGCTGACGGGTTGCTGGCCGGGGGTGTCCTGCCGGTTCTGAAGCACATGCCGGGGCATGGCCGGTCGCATCTGGACACGCATCTGTCCTTGCCGACAGTCACCGCCGGGTTGGACGACCTGCGCGCGGTGGACTTCGCACCCTTCCGCGCGCTGGCCGACCTGCCGATGGCGATGACAGCGCATCTGGTCTTTGCCGCGCTTGATCCTGACTTGCCCGCCACCCAGTCGCCAACGATGATCCGCCAGATCCGCGACGAGATCGGCTTTCAGGGCCTGCTCATGACCGATGACCTGAACATGGAGGCGCTTTCGGGCAGCCTTGCAGACCGCACCGCACGCTCGATGGCGGCGGGGGTTGACGTGGCCCTGCATTGCAAGGGCGATCTGGCCGAGATGGCGGCCGTGGTCGATGCCGCCGGGCAGATGACCCCAGCCGCCATGGCGCGGGGCAGGGCGGCGCTGGCCCTGCGGCGCAAGGTTGCCGCTGACATGCCCGCCCTCTTGGCGGAGTTGGCCGATGGCTGA
- a CDS encoding segregation and condensation protein A, translated as MADVDSWDQPERLPVEDRIAAEALIVDVDGFEGPLDLLLTLSRTQKVDLRKISVLKLAEQYLGFVEQARSLRIELAADYLVMAAWLAFLKSRLLLPPEPGEAGPSAEDLAAHLAFQLERLQAMRDAAARLMGRDQLGRDFFVRGVPEDVTHHRKVTYTATLLDLMRAYARIRTKDEFRPFVMDREHVFTMEQALDRLRGLIGYAGDWADLTSFLPEGWNVTPMARRSATAAHFAAVLELAKAGQITLRQGDTFAPIQLRRREP; from the coding sequence ATGGCTGATGTCGACAGCTGGGACCAACCGGAACGCCTGCCCGTCGAAGACCGGATCGCCGCCGAGGCGTTGATCGTGGATGTCGACGGGTTCGAAGGGCCGCTGGACCTGCTGCTGACCCTCAGCCGGACGCAGAAGGTGGACCTGCGCAAGATCTCGGTCCTGAAGCTGGCGGAACAATACCTTGGCTTTGTCGAACAGGCCCGCAGCCTGCGGATCGAACTGGCGGCAGATTATCTGGTGATGGCGGCCTGGCTGGCCTTCCTGAAGTCACGCCTGCTGTTGCCGCCCGAACCGGGCGAGGCGGGCCCCAGCGCCGAAGACCTTGCCGCGCATCTGGCGTTCCAGCTGGAACGGTTGCAGGCCATGCGCGATGCCGCCGCCCGTCTGATGGGCCGTGACCAACTTGGCCGCGATTTCTTTGTGCGTGGCGTGCCCGAGGATGTCACCCATCACCGCAAGGTCACCTATACCGCCACGCTGCTTGACCTGATGCGCGCCTATGCCCGCATCCGCACCAAGGATGAATTCCGCCCCTTCGTGATGGACCGCGAACATGTTTTCACCATGGAACAGGCGCTGGACCGGTTGCGCGGGCTGATCGGCTATGCGGGTGACTGGGCCGATCTGACCAGCTTCCTGCCCGAAGGCTGGAACGTCACCCCCATGGCCCGCCGGTCCGCCACTGCCGCCCATTTCGCGGCGGTCCTGGAGCTTGCCAAGGCCGGGCAGATCACCCTGCGGCAGGGCGACACCTTCGCCCCCATCCAGCTGCGGCGGAGGGAGCCATGA
- the scpB gene encoding SMC-Scp complex subunit ScpB, producing the protein MSDLDEQSLFDAPPMGEQERMVEAILFAMSEPVTLAELAARLPHGSDPAEALVHLRKRYEGRGVNLVKVGDAYAFRTAPDLGHLMRRETVETRKLSRAAIETLAIIAYHQPVTRAEIEEIRGVAVSRGTVDQLLELDWIRLGRRRMTPGRPVTFVVTETFLDHFGLESARDLPGLKELRAAGLLDNRPAPGQALAGDDDDEATAGQTELFED; encoded by the coding sequence ATGAGCGACCTTGACGAACAAAGCCTGTTCGACGCGCCCCCGATGGGGGAACAGGAGCGGATGGTCGAAGCGATCCTCTTCGCCATGTCGGAACCCGTGACCCTTGCCGAACTGGCGGCCCGCCTGCCGCATGGGTCGGACCCGGCCGAAGCGCTGGTCCATTTGCGCAAACGCTATGAGGGGCGGGGTGTGAACCTGGTCAAGGTGGGCGACGCCTACGCGTTCCGCACCGCGCCCGATCTTGGCCACCTGATGCGGCGCGAAACGGTCGAGACGCGGAAGCTGTCCCGTGCCGCAATCGAAACGCTGGCGATTATCGCCTATCACCAGCCCGTCACCCGCGCGGAGATCGAAGAGATTCGTGGCGTTGCAGTCAGCCGCGGCACTGTCGACCAACTGCTGGAACTGGACTGGATCCGCCTTGGCCGCCGCCGGATGACCCCGGGTCGCCCTGTGACCTTTGTCGTGACGGAAACCTTCCTTGACCACTTCGGCCTAGAATCTGCCCGCGATCTGCCGGGCCTGAAAGAACTGCGCGCCGCCGGCCTGCTGGACAATCGCCCGGCTCCGGGTCAGGCTTTGGCCGGCGATGACGATGACGAAGCCACAGCCGGCCAGACCGAGCTGTTTGAGGATTAA
- a CDS encoding 2'-deoxycytidine 5'-triphosphate deaminase, translating into MTHGVLPSQALRGLIAAGGIAASPDVLDDQLQPASLDLRLGTVAYRVRASFLAGKGRRVQDRLDEFTMHKVNLTEGAVLEKNCVYVIPLAERLALPPGVTAVANAKSSSGRLDLLTRTITDGGIEFDRIPEGYAGPLYAEVCPRSFSVLVRAGQRLNQIRFRSGQAVLSDAELTSLHAADPLVTGEAVISEGLGFSVDLRPAKGTLVGYRAKPHTGVVDLDRIGHYPAQDFWEELHSTDGRIILDPGAFYILVSREAVTIPPDYAAEMAPYLAMVGEFRVHYAGFFDPGFGHAAAGGSGSRGVLEVRCHEAPFVLEHGQVVGRLVYERMSERPETLYGVGISSNYQGQGLKLAKQFRTRP; encoded by the coding sequence ATGACACATGGCGTTCTCCCCTCACAGGCCCTGCGCGGGTTGATCGCTGCGGGTGGCATTGCCGCCAGTCCCGATGTTCTGGACGACCAGTTGCAGCCCGCCAGCCTTGACCTGCGGCTTGGCACGGTGGCCTACCGGGTGCGCGCGTCGTTTCTGGCGGGCAAGGGCCGCCGCGTGCAGGACCGGCTGGACGAATTCACCATGCACAAGGTCAACCTGACCGAAGGGGCGGTGCTGGAAAAGAACTGCGTCTATGTGATTCCCCTGGCCGAACGCCTGGCCCTGCCGCCGGGTGTGACAGCGGTAGCCAACGCCAAAAGCTCATCCGGTCGGCTGGACCTGCTGACCCGCACGATCACCGATGGCGGGATTGAGTTTGACCGCATCCCCGAAGGCTATGCCGGGCCGCTTTATGCCGAGGTGTGCCCACGCAGCTTTTCGGTGCTGGTGCGGGCCGGGCAGCGGCTGAACCAGATCCGCTTTCGCAGCGGTCAGGCGGTGCTGTCGGACGCCGAATTGACCAGCCTGCACGCCGCTGATCCGCTGGTGACCGGCGAGGCGGTGATTTCCGAAGGTCTGGGCTTTTCCGTGGACTTGCGCCCTGCAAAAGGCACTCTGGTCGGCTACCGTGCCAAACCCCATACGGGGGTGGTGGACCTTGACCGGATCGGCCACTATCCGGCGCAGGACTTCTGGGAAGAACTGCATTCCACGGATGGCCGCATCATCCTTGACCCCGGCGCGTTCTATATTCTGGTCAGCCGTGAGGCTGTGACGATCCCCCCCGACTATGCCGCCGAAATGGCCCCCTATCTGGCCATGGTGGGCGAATTCCGGGTGCATTATGCCGGGTTCTTCGACCCCGGTTTCGGCCATGCTGCAGCCGGGGGCAGCGGGTCGCGCGGGGTGCTGGAGGTGCGCTGCCACGAAGCGCCCTTCGTGCTGGAACATGGGCAGGTTGTGGGCCGTCTGGTCTATGAGCGGATGAGCGAACGGCCGGAAACCCTTTACGGCGTTGGGATTTCTTCGAATTACCAAGGTCAGGGGCTGAAGCTGGCCAAGCAGTTCCGGACGAGGCCCTAG
- a CDS encoding MerR family transcriptional regulator, with translation MDKSPDAFRTISEVAEVLETPAHVLRFWESRFTQIRPVKRAGGRRYYRPSDVALLAGIKRLLHDEGLTIRGVQKILRDQGVRHVAGLSDDSVSVEGLIAPAVTAEVIRLDSRQDADAEDATAFAPDPVEEVIPEAGFIAIEDDEDLAPAAPATPVQSVLPLFDTPPAPKAAPRQPTRREDETFASLIRALPPKALRLSAPEIAVLARRLAALRAQLASRSEGGEG, from the coding sequence ATGGACAAGTCGCCTGACGCCTTCCGCACGATCAGCGAAGTGGCCGAAGTTCTGGAAACCCCGGCCCATGTGCTGCGGTTCTGGGAAAGTCGGTTTACGCAGATCCGCCCGGTCAAGCGTGCCGGGGGGCGGCGGTATTATCGTCCTTCCGACGTGGCGTTGCTGGCAGGCATCAAACGGCTGCTGCATGATGAAGGTCTGACGATCCGGGGCGTCCAGAAGATCCTCCGTGATCAGGGTGTGCGCCATGTGGCGGGCCTTTCGGACGATTCGGTGTCGGTTGAAGGACTGATCGCCCCGGCTGTGACGGCCGAGGTCATCCGCCTTGACAGCCGACAGGATGCCGACGCGGAAGACGCGACAGCGTTCGCGCCGGATCCGGTCGAAGAAGTAATCCCAGAAGCCGGATTCATCGCCATCGAGGATGATGAGGATCTGGCGCCTGCCGCCCCCGCAACTCCGGTGCAATCTGTCCTGCCACTGTTTGATACACCTCCCGCGCCGAAAGCTGCCCCGCGACAGCCAACCCGCCGGGAAGATGAAACTTTTGCCAGCTTGATCAGAGCCTTGCCGCCCAAAGCTCTACGACTGTCAGCGCCGGAAATTGCTGTTCTGGCCCGCCGTCTGGCCGCCTTGCGCGCGCAACTTGCCAGCCGGTCCGAAGGCGGCGAGGGCTGA
- the ihfA gene encoding integration host factor subunit alpha, with protein MSEKTLTRMDLSEAVFREVGLSRNESANLVEAVLQHMSDALASGETVKISSFGTFSVRAKSARVGRNPKTGEEVPISPRRVLTFRPSHLMKDRVAAGKKR; from the coding sequence ATGAGCGAGAAGACCCTGACCAGAATGGACCTCAGCGAAGCCGTTTTTCGCGAAGTGGGCCTGAGCCGCAACGAATCTGCCAATCTTGTCGAAGCGGTGCTGCAGCATATGTCGGACGCGCTGGCCTCGGGCGAGACGGTGAAAATTTCGTCCTTCGGGACCTTTTCGGTCCGTGCCAAATCCGCCCGGGTGGGCCGCAACCCCAAGACTGGCGAAGAAGTTCCGATTTCCCCGCGCCGCGTCCTGACCTTCCGCCCCTCGCATCTGATGAAGGATCGCGTTGCTGCCGGAAAGAAGCGCTGA